Proteins from a single region of Heptranchias perlo isolate sHepPer1 chromosome 34, sHepPer1.hap1, whole genome shotgun sequence:
- the LOC137301684 gene encoding RNA guanine-N7 methyltransferase activating subunit-like, with protein MSSEAETAPNYEEMFAHRFTSADMEYQEIVKCPADPPPIVEDWRIQAGGNRRSQDYRPYRGRDDNRNWPNNRQWHGRDRSYSRSPAQYREPYDLYSQSPNSQCQSNNQRY; from the exons ATGTCCAGTGAAGCAGAAACCGCTCCAAACTACGAGGAAATGTTCGCTCATCGTTTCACGTCGGCCGATATGGAATATCAGGAGATCGTGAAGTGTCCGGCTGATCCTCCACCGATTGTAGAGGATTGGAGGATCCAAGCTGGTGGGAACCGCAG GTCGCAAGATTACAGACCATACAGAGGACGGGATGATAATCGGAACTGGCCAAATAACCGACAGTGGCACGGGCGAGATCGTAGCTACAGCCGATCACCGGCTCAGTACCGTGAGCCTTACGACTTGTACAGTCAAAGCCCTAATTCACAGTGCCAGTCCAACAACCAGCGCTACTGA